The DNA region CGACGCTGAAATCCGACACCTGGCCAGGGAAGAGATGGATGCATTAGAAGCAAAGCGCTCAGAGATAGAACGGGAATTGAAGATTCTGCTGATCCCCAAGAATCCGAATGACGATAAGAACATCCTCCTGGAAATACGGGCGGGTACGGGCGGGGAGGAAGCGGCACTTTTCGCCGCCGACCTCTTCAGGATGTACAGCCGCTACGCCGAACTGAAGGGATGGAAAACGGAAATCCTCAGCCAGCACCTGACAGGCATCGGGGGAATCAAAGAGATCATCGTCTTGGTGGAGGGGCAACGCGTATACAGTCGGCTCAAATATGAGAGCGGGGTCCATCGGGTCCAGCGCGTACCCGAGACTGAGACCCAGGGCAGAATACATACTTCGGCGGTCACCGTGGCGATTCTTCCGGAAGCCGAGGAGATCGATGTGGAAATCGACCCCGAGGATCTGCGGATAGATTTGTACCGTTCATCAGGACCCGGCGGGCAACATGTCAATAAGACGGCTTCTGCAGTCCGTCTCACGCATCTCCCCACCGGGCTCGTCGTGACCTGTCAGGATGAAAAATCTCAGCACAAGAATAAGGCAAAGGCGATGAAGGTCCTGAGATCCCGACTTTTGGATATAGAGACCTCCGAGCAGCAATCCAAAATCTCCGAAGAACGACGGACCATGGTAGGTTCCGGAGACAGGAGTGAGCGGATCAGGACCTATAATTATCCTCAGGCCCGGGTCACGGATCACAGGATCGGCCTTACCCTCTACAAATTGGATGCCCTTTTACAAGGGGAGCTGGACCTTGTTATCGACCCCCTGATTACTCACTTTCAGACGGACGCGCTCAAAAAGACCAACGGAAACTGAGCCTTAAATGTCTTCCAAGACATGGCACATAAAAGATCTCCTCAAAGTATCGAGCGACTATCTGAAAGACAAGGGAATCGAAAACCCCCGTCTGAACGCCGAAGTGCTCCTCGCCCACCAGCTCCATGTGGAACGGGTGGGGCTCTATCTTAACTTCGACCAGCCGCTCACCGAAACCGAACTTTCCGCTTATCGTTCTCTCATCAAACGGCGGATCGATCACGAGCCTCTCCAGTATATCACAGGGACACAGGAGTTCTGGTCCCTCAGCTTTGCGGTGGACCGGAGGGTTCTCATCCCGAGGCCTGAGACCGAAATCATTGTAGAACAGGCTGTCATCCTTGAAAAAAATTCTACGATAGAAGATCCATCCATCGAGATCCTCGATCTGGGTACGGGGTGTGGGGCCATTGCCATTTCCCTGGCCAAAGAAATCCCCTGCGCCTCGGTCCGGGCCACGGACATATCCGAACAGGCCCTGGGTGTTGCCCGACGAAATGCGCTGAAGCACGGCCTGTCGGACAGAATCCGCTTTTGCCGGGGAGATCTGTGGGAACCCCTTGTGAAAGGGGTTGACAAATTTGATATGATTGTCTCCAACCCTCCTTACGTCTCTACTGCGGAATACGACCACTTATCTCCGGAGATTCGCGATTATGAGCCCCGGCAGGCGTTGGATGGGGGGGAAGAAGGTATGTTTTACCTGGAAAGGATCATTCACGGGGCGCACGATTTCCTGAATCCCGGAGGATGGATCATTCTGGAAATGGCGCCCCGGCAGACGCAAAAGGCCCTTGACATCATCGCCCGAACAGGGAAGTACCGACAGGAGACCCGGATCAAGGACTACAGCCGCGCGTACCGGGTGGTGATGGCGCAGGGATTGAGGAATTGAGGAATCGGGGTGGTTTTGTTGATGCTAATTCCTGAATCCCTGAATTCGGAATTCTAAATTATCAGGTGTATCCATGTCTGTATCAGAAAAAAAGAGCTGGGAATCCAAACTGGTAACGCCCGGCGAGATCCTTTCGAACATCCGGCCCGGCATGAGCATTTTTCTGGGGACCGGCGTGGCAGAGCCGAGGACCCTGGTGAAAAGCGTGATGGCATCCGACGCCGGAAACCTCCGCGATCTGGAGTTCATACAACTGGTGAGTTTCGGGCAGGCCGTATCCATTTCAGAAGAAAACACGCAGAAATTTCGGCTCAAGACCTTTTTTGCCGGGTGGGTGGCCAGCGAGGCGATTACCGCCGGACGGATAGATCTTATCCCCACCCCCTTCTCCAGGATTCCACATCTCATGGAATCCGGAATCATCGGGATCGACGCGGCCTTTATCCAGATCACGCCCCCTGATGATTGGGGATATTGCAGCTTGGGGCCTTCAGTGGACGCCGCAAGGCAGGCCATGGCCCAGGCCTCATTGGTGGTTGGTGAGATCAATGATCGGGCCCCCCGAACGCTGGGCGACACATTCGTTCACATCGATGACTTTGATTATCTTGTTCAGGCCACCGAGCCTCCCATCTATTTTCCACGCTGGCCGGTGGATGAGGTATTTGAAAAGGTGGCAGCCAATGTGGCGTATTTGATTCCGGATGGTAGCTGCATCGCCTTTTCCGTAGGCCCCCTGTTCGATGCCTTGGCACGCCAGCTGAAGAAAAAACGGCATCTGGGGATCCATTCTCCTTTTTTTACCGACGCCTTGATGGACCTGGTCAAGAGCGGTGCCGTGAGCAATCGGCGCAAGGGTGTTTTCCTGGGCAAATCGGTCACTGCCTATGCGATCGGTACAGAAGAGCTGATGCGCTGGCTGCACCGCAATCCATTGATAGAATTTCAGGGGATCGATGTGGTGGCGGATCCCATGACAATCGGAGCCAATGACCATTTCATTGTAGTCCTGCCGGCCCGGAAGGTGGATCTTACCGGCCGCATTGCCCTGCACACCGGGAAGGGGAATGTGGGGGCCGGACCGGGGGAGGCCCAGGAATTCTTCAGCGGGGCGGCCTTTTCCAGAGGAGGACGAACCATTTTTGCCCTGCCCAGCCGCAACCTGAAAAGCCAAGCCAATATTGTCATTTCGGTGGAAGATTACCCCAGCCAGTTTTCCAACAGGGAATCCCTGGACTTGGTGGTGACGGAATATGGGGTCGCCTCCATGACGGGAAGGACGACCCGTGAGCGCGCCCTGGCACTCATCGATATTGCCCACCCCGCTGATCGGGCAGAGCTGGTGCGGCTTGCCAAGGAAAGGCATCTATTGTTTCCTGACCAGCTCTACCTGGCGGAATCAGGACACCTTTACCCTGATGAACTGGCCTGCGACCATCTCTTCAGTGGAGGGCTTTGCGTTCGTTTCCGGGCGATCAAACCTTCGGATGTGGATGAAATGAGACGCCTTTTTTATCGGTTTTCGGATACCGCGGTCTATTACCGTTACTTTTCTCCGATAAAGACCATGCCCCACGCGAAGATGCAGGAGTATGTGAATATCGATTACAGGAAGACCATGTCCATGGTGGGATTGGTGGGTGAGCCGGGAGAGGGGCGCATCATTGCCGAGGCGCGGTATGTCCACCTGCACGACATCCCCTATGCGGATGTGGCCTTTGTCGTGGATGAGAATTATCAGGGAAAAGGGATTGCAACATTCCTCTTTGAAATGCTCGCGAAAATCGCCAAGAACAGAGGAATCGAGGGGTTCAGGGCCGATGTGCTGGCCACCAATACATCCATGTTGAAGGTGTTTGAATCAGCGGCTGAGGGGCCTATCCAGGCGGTTATGGAAGGCGGCGTGTACCAGCTCACCATCCCTTTTCTT from Deltaproteobacteria bacterium includes:
- the prfA gene encoding peptide chain release factor 1, yielding MFAKVEEIEERYNELEADLGRPEVIRDQKTYQSYAKERSMLAPIVKSFREFKALQVEIANNRSLLDDSDAEIRHLAREEMDALEAKRSEIERELKILLIPKNPNDDKNILLEIRAGTGGEEAALFAADLFRMYSRYAELKGWKTEILSQHLTGIGGIKEIIVLVEGQRVYSRLKYESGVHRVQRVPETETQGRIHTSAVTVAILPEAEEIDVEIDPEDLRIDLYRSSGPGGQHVNKTASAVRLTHLPTGLVVTCQDEKSQHKNKAKAMKVLRSRLLDIETSEQQSKISEERRTMVGSGDRSERIRTYNYPQARVTDHRIGLTLYKLDALLQGELDLVIDPLITHFQTDALKKTNGN
- the prmC gene encoding peptide chain release factor N(5)-glutamine methyltransferase codes for the protein MSSKTWHIKDLLKVSSDYLKDKGIENPRLNAEVLLAHQLHVERVGLYLNFDQPLTETELSAYRSLIKRRIDHEPLQYITGTQEFWSLSFAVDRRVLIPRPETEIIVEQAVILEKNSTIEDPSIEILDLGTGCGAIAISLAKEIPCASVRATDISEQALGVARRNALKHGLSDRIRFCRGDLWEPLVKGVDKFDMIVSNPPYVSTAEYDHLSPEIRDYEPRQALDGGEEGMFYLERIIHGAHDFLNPGGWIILEMAPRQTQKALDIIARTGKYRQETRIKDYSRAYRVVMAQGLRN
- a CDS encoding GNAT family N-acetyltransferase, which produces MSVSEKKSWESKLVTPGEILSNIRPGMSIFLGTGVAEPRTLVKSVMASDAGNLRDLEFIQLVSFGQAVSISEENTQKFRLKTFFAGWVASEAITAGRIDLIPTPFSRIPHLMESGIIGIDAAFIQITPPDDWGYCSLGPSVDAARQAMAQASLVVGEINDRAPRTLGDTFVHIDDFDYLVQATEPPIYFPRWPVDEVFEKVAANVAYLIPDGSCIAFSVGPLFDALARQLKKKRHLGIHSPFFTDALMDLVKSGAVSNRRKGVFLGKSVTAYAIGTEELMRWLHRNPLIEFQGIDVVADPMTIGANDHFIVVLPARKVDLTGRIALHTGKGNVGAGPGEAQEFFSGAAFSRGGRTIFALPSRNLKSQANIVISVEDYPSQFSNRESLDLVVTEYGVASMTGRTTRERALALIDIAHPADRAELVRLAKERHLLFPDQLYLAESGHLYPDELACDHLFSGGLCVRFRAIKPSDVDEMRRLFYRFSDTAVYYRYFSPIKTMPHAKMQEYVNIDYRKTMSMVGLVGEPGEGRIIAEARYVHLHDIPYADVAFVVDENYQGKGIATFLFEMLAKIAKNRGIEGFRADVLATNTSMLKVFESAAEGPIQAVMEGGVYQLTIPFLEKEDQ